Proteins from one Ramlibacter sp. PS4R-6 genomic window:
- a CDS encoding phosphoadenylyl-sulfate reductase: MGAIALHARPSKDFEAKLAQTKELLQRAAREFTPLKQASSLGAEDVVITHLIASLGLDIPVFVLDTGMLHKQTLELLERTKADSRLRIEVLHPQHEAVVHFVKREGKEPMYKSVELRKACCHIRKVEPLERALAGQKAWITGLRREQSQARADVPLVDDSEGRTKLNPLADWTWGDVWYYIEQEKVDYNPLHDEFYPSIGCAPCTRAISLGEDFRSGRWWWEDETAKECGLHVKETA, from the coding sequence ATGGGAGCGATCGCCCTGCACGCCCGGCCCTCGAAGGACTTCGAAGCCAAGCTCGCGCAGACGAAGGAGCTGCTGCAACGCGCCGCGCGGGAGTTCACGCCGCTCAAGCAGGCCTCGAGCCTGGGCGCGGAAGACGTCGTCATCACGCACCTGATCGCTTCGCTGGGCCTGGACATCCCCGTGTTCGTGCTGGACACCGGCATGCTGCACAAGCAGACGCTGGAGCTGCTCGAGCGCACGAAGGCCGATTCGCGCCTGCGCATCGAGGTGCTGCATCCCCAGCACGAGGCCGTGGTGCACTTCGTCAAGCGCGAGGGCAAGGAGCCCATGTACAAGAGCGTCGAGCTGCGCAAGGCCTGCTGCCACATCCGCAAGGTGGAGCCGCTGGAGCGCGCCCTCGCCGGCCAGAAGGCCTGGATCACGGGCCTGCGCCGCGAGCAATCGCAGGCGCGCGCCGACGTGCCGCTGGTCGACGACAGCGAGGGGCGCACCAAGCTCAACCCGCTCGCCGACTGGACCTGGGGCGACGTCTGGTACTACATCGAGCAGGAGAAGGTCGACTACAACCCGCTGCACGACGAGTTCTACCCCAGCATCGGCTGCGCGCCCTGCACGCGCGCGATCTCGCTCGGCGAGGATTTCCGGTCCGGCCGCTGGTGGTGGGAGGACGAAACGGCCAAGGAATGCGGCCTGCATGTGAAGGAAACGGCATGA
- a CDS encoding DUF934 domain-containing protein, translating into MQQTIRILSAAQHEAQGQGRVLQLTNDVDPLTVSLEGVDRVELNFPKFTDGRAYSQAWLIRRRRRFAGDIRATGDVLIDQLVQMQRTGFTSAVLKEGKDPAEAQRQFARFAEYYQGDAQEQRPHFARFG; encoded by the coding sequence ATGCAGCAGACCATCCGGATCCTCTCGGCCGCGCAGCATGAGGCGCAGGGCCAAGGGCGCGTGTTGCAACTGACGAACGACGTCGACCCGCTCACGGTGTCGCTGGAAGGCGTCGACCGCGTGGAATTGAACTTCCCCAAGTTCACCGACGGCCGCGCCTACAGCCAGGCCTGGCTGATCCGCCGCCGCCGCCGCTTCGCCGGCGACATCCGCGCCACCGGCGACGTGCTCATCGACCAGCTGGTGCAGATGCAGCGCACCGGCTTCACTAGCGCCGTGCTGAAGGAAGGCAAGGACCCGGCCGAGGCCCAGCGCCAGTTCGCCCGCTTCGCCGAGTACTACCAGGGCGACGCGCAGGAGCAGCGTCCCCACTTCGCGAGGTTCGGCTGA
- a CDS encoding nitrite/sulfite reductase, with translation MYQYSEFDKQFVRNRAAQYRDQLERNLAGTLSDDEFRPLRLQNGWYLQRYAPMARISVPYGELSSEQLRVLGTIARDYDKPDAALLAEAQEKQTALGTVPVPGTNRQVGSELKYGYGHFTTRTNVQFNWIPLVKSAEVMELLASVNMHGIQTSGNAIRNITADHLAGIAVDEVADPRPFVEIIRQWAALHPEFVFLPRKFKIAVNGAQEDRAALGWYDIGLQLLRNEAGELGFRVQVGGGMGRTPIIGTVVGQFVPWQQILNYIEACVRVYNQYGRRDNIWKARIKILVKSEGQAYIDKVEEEFRQIVELDGAPHTITQAEYDRIAAQFAPPVLQRQPRDAAAQQVHQIIRADAEADPGYDRWLQRNVLPHRNPELRAVVLSFKRLGQHPGDCTADQFDAAAQLAERFSAGEARVTHEQNLLLPWVHQDDLPELWAAARKLGLARPNIGLITDMIACPGGDFCSLANARSLPIAEAITERFQDLDEEWDIGEIDINFSGCINSCGHHHAGHIGILGVDKDGKEWYQITLGGGDGSRAGGPASPGKIVGPSFAKEEVAGVIEALIDTYRQLRQPAANGRLETFIATLRRVGHEPFKAAANAARFVEKEVA, from the coding sequence ATGTACCAATACTCCGAATTCGACAAACAGTTCGTCCGCAACCGGGCCGCGCAGTACCGCGACCAGCTCGAGCGCAACCTCGCCGGCACGCTGAGCGACGACGAGTTCCGGCCGCTGCGCCTGCAGAACGGCTGGTACCTCCAGCGCTACGCGCCCATGGCGCGCATCTCGGTGCCCTACGGCGAACTGTCCAGCGAGCAGCTGCGCGTGCTCGGCACGATCGCGCGCGACTACGACAAGCCCGATGCCGCCCTGCTGGCCGAGGCGCAGGAAAAGCAGACGGCCCTGGGTACCGTGCCCGTGCCCGGCACCAACCGCCAGGTCGGCAGCGAGCTGAAGTACGGCTACGGCCACTTCACCACGCGCACCAACGTGCAGTTCAACTGGATCCCGCTCGTGAAGAGCGCGGAAGTGATGGAACTGCTGGCGTCCGTGAACATGCACGGCATCCAGACCAGCGGCAACGCCATCCGCAACATCACGGCCGACCACCTGGCCGGCATCGCGGTCGACGAGGTCGCCGACCCGCGCCCCTTCGTGGAGATCATCCGCCAGTGGGCCGCGCTGCACCCGGAATTCGTGTTCCTGCCGCGCAAGTTCAAGATCGCCGTGAACGGCGCCCAGGAAGACCGCGCCGCGCTGGGCTGGTACGACATCGGCCTGCAACTGCTGCGCAACGAGGCCGGCGAGCTCGGCTTCCGCGTGCAGGTGGGCGGCGGCATGGGCCGCACGCCGATCATCGGCACGGTGGTCGGCCAGTTCGTGCCGTGGCAGCAGATCCTCAATTACATCGAGGCCTGCGTGCGCGTGTACAACCAGTACGGCCGCCGCGACAACATCTGGAAGGCCCGCATCAAGATCCTCGTGAAGAGCGAGGGCCAGGCCTACATCGACAAGGTGGAAGAAGAGTTCCGCCAGATCGTCGAGCTCGACGGCGCCCCGCACACCATCACGCAGGCCGAGTACGACCGCATCGCCGCGCAGTTCGCGCCGCCCGTCCTGCAGCGCCAGCCGCGCGACGCCGCCGCGCAGCAGGTGCACCAGATCATCCGCGCCGATGCCGAGGCCGACCCCGGCTACGACCGCTGGCTGCAGCGCAACGTGCTGCCGCACCGCAACCCCGAGCTGCGCGCGGTGGTGCTGTCGTTCAAGCGCCTGGGCCAGCACCCGGGTGACTGCACCGCCGACCAGTTCGACGCTGCCGCCCAACTGGCCGAGCGCTTCTCCGCCGGCGAGGCCCGCGTGACGCACGAGCAGAACCTGCTGCTGCCCTGGGTGCACCAGGACGACCTGCCCGAGCTGTGGGCCGCCGCCCGCAAGCTGGGCCTGGCGCGCCCGAACATCGGCCTGATCACCGACATGATCGCCTGCCCCGGCGGCGACTTCTGCTCGCTGGCCAATGCGCGCTCGCTGCCCATCGCCGAAGCCATCACCGAGCGCTTCCAGGACCTCGACGAGGAATGGGACATCGGCGAGATCGACATCAACTTCTCGGGCTGCATCAACTCGTGCGGCCACCACCACGCCGGCCACATCGGCATCCTCGGCGTCGACAAGGACGGCAAGGAGTGGTACCAGATCACGCTCGGCGGCGGCGACGGCTCGCGCGCCGGCGGCCCGGCCTCGCCCGGCAAGATCGTCGGCCCCTCGTTCGCCAAGGAAGAGGTCGCCGGCGTGATCGAGGCGCTGATCGACACCTACCGCCAGCTGCGCCAGCCCGCCGCCAACGGCCGCCTGGAAACCTTTATCGCCACGCTGCGCCGCGTCGGCCACGAACCCTTCAAGGCCGCCGCCAACGCCGCACGCTTCGTCGAGAAGGAGGTGGCGTGA
- a CDS encoding response regulator, whose product MAQRVFVNVVGFTDEERHALNLLFRMSEEHATAFALWQPQAPEPARVALIDGESYEARVELELPRNAEIPVLWVGPQAPFKAFRKFARPIQWPEIIRALDELYPFDPTDSGFDIDLEQLDTLPPDSGYSDTVPPDTQPPEVEKPRRALIACASLDERLYLRAKLALAGLTIADEAETAPQALELVRDRDYVLAIVDLGLGGLRGWDFLKELSRGTHPIPKVIVTASRPTFGERMRARSAGVAAFLAKPPDPVRLQELLAQA is encoded by the coding sequence ATGGCACAGAGGGTCTTCGTCAATGTCGTCGGTTTCACGGACGAGGAACGCCACGCCCTGAACCTGCTGTTCCGCATGTCGGAGGAGCACGCGACCGCCTTCGCGCTGTGGCAGCCGCAGGCCCCGGAGCCCGCGCGGGTGGCGCTGATCGACGGCGAGAGCTACGAGGCGCGGGTCGAGCTGGAGCTGCCCCGCAACGCCGAAATCCCCGTGCTGTGGGTGGGCCCGCAGGCGCCCTTCAAGGCCTTCCGCAAGTTCGCGCGGCCCATCCAGTGGCCGGAGATCATCCGGGCGCTGGACGAGCTCTACCCCTTCGACCCGACCGACAGCGGCTTCGACATCGACCTGGAGCAGCTCGACACGCTGCCTCCCGACAGCGGCTACTCCGACACCGTGCCGCCGGACACGCAGCCGCCGGAGGTGGAGAAGCCCAGGCGCGCCCTGATCGCCTGCGCCAGCCTCGACGAGCGGCTGTACCTGCGGGCCAAGCTGGCGCTCGCGGGCCTGACCATCGCCGACGAGGCCGAGACGGCCCCGCAAGCGCTGGAGCTCGTGCGCGACCGCGACTACGTGCTGGCCATCGTCGACCTGGGCCTGGGCGGGTTGCGCGGGTGGGACTTCCTGAAGGAGCTCTCGCGCGGAACGCATCCCATCCCGAAGGTGATCGTCACGGCGTCCCGGCCCACGTTCGGCGAGCGCATGCGGGCGCGCAGCGCTGGCGTTGCGGCTTTCCTGGCCAAGCCGCCGGACCCGGTGCGGCTGCAGGAGCTGCTGGCTCAGGCCTGA
- the mnmD gene encoding tRNA (5-methylaminomethyl-2-thiouridine)(34)-methyltransferase MnmD: MAEPVEWRPDGTPYSARFDDVYRPASGGLEQARHVFLRGCGLPEAWGGRAQWRILETGFGLGLNFLAAWRAWKDDPQRPRLLHFVSVEAWPVAAEDIVRSAAGHAQLEPLARELAAQWFGLAPGAHRLSFDDGRVLLTLHVRDAQEMLRQEPFTADSVFLDGFDPQRNPQMWDEPLIKAVARHCRRGARLATWTASGDVRRALAAAGFEVHKVEGLAPKRHATHALFDPRWEPKGAHREPPPAGDAVVIGAGLAGAATAASLARRGWRVTVLDAAAAPAAGASALPVGLLAAHVSADDGLLSRLSREGVRMTLGEARRALRDGEDWRETGVRRNDGLWQERAAWIKPAPLVRAWLSQPRIEFRGNTRVESLSDLSADLVVVAAAHGSQALVGDRVQLHPVRGQVAWGRQEDGWAVPASPVNGDGHFIPSVPLDGSLAWFCGSTYGRGDADTAIRDEDTKANLQRLRALLPDMAAQLEGRDVKAWAGVRCTSRDRRPLVGEIDPRVWLVTAMGSRGLTFSLLAAELLAARLHDEPLPIDARLAAAIDVARALRPQA; the protein is encoded by the coding sequence GTGGCGGAGCCTGTCGAGTGGCGGCCTGACGGCACGCCCTACAGCGCCCGCTTCGACGACGTCTACCGTCCCGCATCCGGCGGCCTGGAGCAGGCCCGCCACGTCTTCCTGCGCGGCTGCGGCCTGCCCGAGGCCTGGGGCGGGCGCGCGCAGTGGCGCATCCTCGAGACCGGCTTCGGGCTGGGGTTGAACTTCCTCGCCGCCTGGCGCGCGTGGAAGGACGACCCGCAACGCCCGCGCCTGCTGCACTTCGTGTCGGTCGAGGCATGGCCTGTCGCGGCCGAGGACATCGTGCGCAGCGCCGCGGGCCACGCGCAGCTGGAGCCGCTGGCGCGCGAGCTCGCCGCGCAGTGGTTCGGCCTTGCGCCCGGCGCGCATCGCCTCTCCTTCGACGACGGGCGCGTGCTGCTCACGCTGCACGTGCGCGACGCACAGGAGATGCTGCGGCAGGAGCCGTTCACCGCCGATTCGGTGTTCCTCGACGGCTTCGATCCGCAGCGCAACCCCCAGATGTGGGACGAGCCACTCATCAAGGCCGTGGCCCGCCACTGCCGGCGCGGCGCGCGCCTGGCGACGTGGACGGCTTCCGGGGACGTGCGCCGCGCGCTGGCCGCGGCGGGCTTCGAGGTGCACAAGGTCGAAGGGCTGGCGCCCAAGCGGCATGCGACGCACGCCCTGTTCGACCCGCGCTGGGAGCCCAAGGGCGCGCATCGCGAGCCGCCACCTGCCGGCGACGCCGTGGTGATCGGCGCCGGGCTTGCGGGTGCGGCCACGGCCGCCAGCCTCGCGCGCCGCGGCTGGCGCGTGACGGTGCTAGACGCAGCGGCGGCGCCCGCCGCGGGCGCGTCGGCCCTGCCTGTCGGCTTGCTCGCGGCGCACGTGTCGGCGGACGACGGCCTGCTGTCGCGGCTGTCGCGCGAAGGCGTGCGCATGACGCTGGGCGAAGCGCGGCGTGCGTTGCGCGACGGCGAAGATTGGCGCGAGACCGGCGTGCGCCGCAACGACGGCCTGTGGCAGGAGCGCGCGGCCTGGATCAAGCCGGCCCCGCTCGTTCGCGCGTGGCTGTCGCAACCGCGGATCGAGTTCCGGGGGAACACCCGCGTTGAATCTCTCAGTGACCTGAGCGCCGACCTCGTCGTCGTCGCGGCGGCGCACGGCTCGCAGGCGCTCGTCGGCGATCGGGTCCAGCTGCATCCCGTGCGCGGGCAGGTCGCCTGGGGCCGCCAGGAAGATGGCTGGGCCGTGCCGGCGTCGCCGGTCAACGGCGACGGGCACTTCATCCCCTCGGTGCCCCTCGACGGTTCGCTCGCGTGGTTCTGCGGCTCGACCTACGGGCGCGGCGACGCCGACACGGCCATCCGCGACGAAGATACGAAGGCCAACCTGCAGCGCCTGCGCGCGCTGCTACCCGACATGGCCGCGCAGCTCGAGGGCCGCGACGTGAAGGCCTGGGCCGGTGTGCGCTGCACGTCGCGCGACCGCAGGCCGCTGGTGGGCGAAATCGATCCGCGGGTGTGGCTCGTTACCGCCATGGGTTCGCGCGGCCTGACCTTCAGCCTGCTCGCGGCGGAGTTGCTCGCCGCACGCCTCCACGATGAGCCCTTGCCGATCGACGCGCGCCTGGCGGCAGCCATCGACGTCGCGCGGGCCCTGCGTCCTCAGGCCTGA
- a CDS encoding oxidative damage protection protein translates to MPRTVQCIKLGKEAEGLDFPPYPGELGKRIYETVSKEAWQAWIKQQTMLVNENRLNLADQRAREYLKRQMEAHFFGGGADVAQGYVPPKE, encoded by the coding sequence ATGCCCCGCACCGTCCAATGCATCAAGCTCGGCAAAGAGGCCGAAGGCCTGGACTTCCCGCCCTACCCCGGCGAGCTGGGCAAGCGCATCTACGAAACCGTCAGCAAGGAAGCGTGGCAGGCGTGGATCAAGCAGCAGACCATGCTGGTCAATGAAAACCGCCTGAACCTGGCCGACCAGCGCGCCCGCGAGTACCTCAAGCGCCAGATGGAGGCGCACTTCTTCGGCGGCGGCGCGGACGTGGCGCAGGGCTACGTGCCTCCCAAAGAGTGA
- a CDS encoding sulfate ABC transporter substrate-binding protein — MSTRRNFIKIPLAAAALAGMALTGAGVLAQQQPAAKGPVALLNVSYDPTRELYVEFNQAFAKYWKGKTGQDVTVKQSHGGSGKQARSIIDGLDADVATLALAGDTDALVKNGAWLSPDWQKKLPHNASPYTSTIVLVVRAGNPKGIKDWDDLAKPGVSVITPNPKTSGGARWNYLAAWEFAKRKYGGDAKAREFVARLYNNVPVLDTGARGSTITFAQRAQGDVLIAWENEAFLLEKEFGAKFDVVAPSISILAEPAVAVVDKNVDKKGTREVATEYLKFLYSEEGQDIIGKNFYRPAVSQKAQAKYAKQFPKINLFTIDQAFGGWGKADKEHFADGGSFDQIYTRK; from the coding sequence GTGAGCACCCGTCGCAACTTTATCAAGATTCCCCTGGCCGCCGCCGCCCTGGCGGGCATGGCCCTCACCGGCGCGGGCGTGCTCGCCCAGCAGCAGCCGGCCGCGAAGGGTCCCGTGGCCCTCCTGAACGTCTCCTACGACCCGACGCGCGAGCTCTACGTGGAGTTCAACCAGGCCTTTGCGAAGTACTGGAAGGGCAAGACCGGGCAGGACGTGACCGTGAAGCAATCGCACGGCGGCTCGGGCAAGCAGGCCCGCTCCATCATCGACGGCCTCGACGCCGACGTGGCCACGCTCGCGCTGGCCGGCGACACCGACGCGCTGGTGAAGAACGGCGCATGGCTTTCGCCCGACTGGCAGAAGAAGCTGCCGCACAACGCGTCGCCCTACACGTCGACCATCGTGCTGGTGGTGCGCGCGGGCAACCCGAAGGGCATCAAGGACTGGGACGACCTGGCCAAGCCCGGGGTCAGCGTGATCACGCCCAACCCGAAGACCTCGGGCGGCGCGCGCTGGAACTACCTGGCCGCGTGGGAATTCGCCAAGCGCAAGTACGGCGGCGACGCCAAGGCCCGCGAGTTCGTGGCCAGGCTGTACAACAACGTGCCGGTGCTCGACACGGGCGCGCGCGGCTCGACGATCACGTTCGCGCAGCGGGCGCAGGGCGACGTGCTGATCGCCTGGGAAAACGAGGCGTTCCTGCTCGAGAAGGAATTCGGCGCCAAGTTCGACGTCGTCGCGCCGTCGATCTCCATCCTGGCGGAGCCGGCGGTGGCGGTGGTCGACAAGAACGTGGACAAGAAGGGCACGCGTGAGGTGGCGACCGAGTACCTGAAGTTCCTCTACAGCGAGGAAGGCCAGGACATCATCGGCAAGAACTTCTACCGCCCGGCCGTTTCGCAGAAGGCCCAGGCCAAGTACGCCAAGCAGTTCCCGAAGATCAACCTGTTCACCATCGACCAGGCTTTCGGTGGCTGGGGCAAGGCGGACAAGGAGCACTTCGCGGACGGCGGCTCCTTCGACCAGATTTACACGCGGAAGTGA
- a CDS encoding FMN-dependent NADH-azoreductase: MKLLHIDSSALGGNSVSRELTRRIVGEWRAANPGATVDYLDLAKDAPSHLNVDSLGFRMGVNAEGLSDVQRRENEVSERLVSQFLAADVIVVGAPLYNFSIPTQLKAWIDRIAQAGRTFKYTEKGPVGLAGGKTVIVASSRGGMYFGNPVMESIEHQESYLKTVFGFFGITDVRIVRAEGVAMGEEAKAKAFEAADIAIRAAVREAANEAEAALAA; encoded by the coding sequence ATGAAACTGCTGCACATCGATTCCAGCGCCCTCGGGGGCAATTCCGTCTCCCGTGAGCTCACCCGCCGCATCGTCGGCGAATGGCGCGCCGCCAACCCGGGCGCCACCGTCGATTACCTCGACCTGGCCAAGGACGCGCCGAGCCACCTGAACGTCGACTCGCTGGGCTTCCGCATGGGCGTGAACGCCGAAGGCCTGTCCGACGTGCAGCGCCGCGAGAACGAGGTTTCCGAGCGCCTGGTGAGCCAGTTCCTCGCCGCCGACGTGATCGTCGTGGGCGCGCCCCTGTACAACTTCTCGATCCCGACCCAGCTGAAGGCCTGGATCGACCGCATCGCGCAGGCCGGCCGCACCTTCAAGTACACCGAGAAGGGCCCCGTGGGCCTGGCCGGTGGCAAGACGGTGATCGTCGCCTCCTCGCGCGGCGGCATGTACTTCGGCAACCCCGTCATGGAGTCGATCGAGCACCAGGAGAGCTACCTGAAGACCGTGTTCGGCTTCTTCGGCATCACCGACGTGCGCATCGTGCGCGCCGAGGGCGTGGCCATGGGTGAGGAAGCGAAGGCGAAGGCCTTCGAGGCCGCCGACATCGCTATCCGCGCCGCGGTGCGCGAAGCGGCCAACGAAGCCGAAGCCGCGCTGGCCGCCTGA
- a CDS encoding LysR substrate-binding domain-containing protein, translated as MRDLNDMVYFAEVVDQGGFAAAGRSLGIPKSKLSRRVAELEQRLGVRLLQRTTRKLSLTEAGELFHRHAVAVREESEAAEEAVAMVQSEARGTIHVTCPITLAQTTIGPILPRFLKEHPLVRVEMQLTNRVVDLVKDGVDVALRVRPTLEDSSLVVKKLATSQSLVVAHPSLIEAHGRPQSVEDLAKLPSIAMSAVDGRAIWYLRGPGDREFALHIKPVLTADDLLTLKYAALQGSGMTVMPDYMMRRELREGTLVDLLPEWRPRPGIMHAVFPSRRGMVPAVRRFLDFLGENVTAEGQDCPV; from the coding sequence ATGAGAGATCTCAACGACATGGTCTATTTCGCCGAGGTGGTGGACCAAGGCGGCTTTGCCGCGGCCGGCCGCTCCCTGGGTATCCCCAAATCCAAGCTGTCGCGCCGCGTGGCCGAGCTGGAGCAGCGCCTGGGCGTGCGCCTGCTCCAGCGCACGACGCGCAAGCTCTCCCTGACCGAGGCCGGCGAACTGTTCCACCGCCACGCGGTGGCCGTGCGCGAGGAATCGGAGGCGGCGGAGGAAGCCGTCGCGATGGTGCAGAGCGAAGCGCGCGGCACCATTCACGTGACGTGCCCGATCACGCTGGCGCAGACGACGATCGGGCCCATCCTGCCGCGCTTCCTGAAGGAGCACCCGCTGGTGCGCGTCGAGATGCAGTTGACCAACCGCGTCGTCGACCTGGTGAAGGACGGCGTGGACGTGGCGCTGCGCGTGCGGCCCACGCTGGAGGACAGCAGCCTCGTCGTGAAGAAGCTCGCGACGTCGCAAAGCCTGGTGGTCGCGCACCCGTCGTTGATCGAGGCGCACGGCCGGCCGCAATCCGTCGAGGACCTGGCGAAGCTGCCGAGCATCGCGATGTCGGCGGTGGACGGCCGCGCGATCTGGTACCTGCGCGGGCCGGGCGACCGCGAGTTCGCGCTGCACATCAAGCCCGTGTTGACGGCCGACGACCTGCTCACGCTCAAGTACGCCGCGCTGCAGGGCTCGGGCATGACCGTGATGCCCGACTACATGATGCGGCGCGAATTGCGCGAGGGAACGCTGGTGGACCTGTTGCCCGAATGGCGCCCGCGGCCGGGGATCATGCATGCCGTGTTCCCGTCGCGCCGCGGCATGGTGCCCGCCGTGCGGCGCTTCCTCGACTTCCTCGGCGAGAACGTCACCGCCGAAGGGCAGGACTGCCCGGTCTAG
- the glgA gene encoding glycogen synthase GlgA, whose protein sequence is MKILFATPECAPFVKTGGLGDVSGALPQALERLGHDVRVLMPAYGGMKVDGDVEGSVDLPGEGHWPAAQLITVQTPTVKLLLLSCPALFDRAGGPYVAPGGQDHHDNAFRFGFLSRVAARIGLPSTPLAGWQADVVHANDWPCGLAPLYLADWRSPLPRGQRAAGVVTIHNIAFQGIFPMATADVLQIPWHWRGMDAVEFWGQMSMLKGALQFSDAITTVSPTYADEIRTEAFGVGLHGVLQAQSHKLTGILNGIDTAVWNPRTDPLLVQNFGAADLAARQANKAALQAHCALALDRSAMLFGVVSRLTSQKGIDLVLQLLPRMVEHGAQLVVLGQGEPWLHEALQAAAQRHPRSVSANFAFDEGLAHNIEAGIDCFLMPSRFEPCGLNQMYSQAYGAPPIVAPTGGLKDSVVDADADRLHGSGFVMKTADAAGFEDAVLRAFAAFADKDRWQRIQRNGMDRDFGWDRSAQQYVRVYEAALAAARG, encoded by the coding sequence ATGAAGATCCTGTTCGCCACGCCGGAATGCGCGCCGTTCGTGAAGACGGGCGGGCTGGGCGACGTGAGCGGCGCGCTCCCGCAGGCGCTGGAGCGGCTCGGCCACGACGTGCGCGTGCTGATGCCGGCCTATGGCGGCATGAAGGTCGACGGCGACGTCGAAGGCAGCGTGGACTTGCCCGGCGAAGGCCACTGGCCGGCTGCGCAGCTCATCACGGTGCAGACGCCGACGGTGAAGCTGCTGCTGCTCTCCTGCCCCGCCCTCTTTGACCGCGCCGGCGGGCCTTACGTGGCGCCAGGAGGCCAGGACCACCACGACAACGCCTTCCGCTTTGGCTTCCTCTCGCGCGTGGCCGCGCGCATCGGCCTGCCTTCGACGCCGCTTGCCGGCTGGCAGGCCGACGTGGTGCACGCCAACGACTGGCCCTGCGGCCTCGCCCCGCTGTACCTGGCCGACTGGCGATCGCCCCTGCCGAGGGGCCAGCGCGCCGCCGGCGTCGTCACCATCCACAACATCGCGTTCCAGGGCATCTTCCCGATGGCCACCGCCGACGTGCTGCAAATCCCCTGGCACTGGCGCGGCATGGATGCGGTGGAGTTCTGGGGGCAGATGTCGATGCTGAAGGGCGCGCTGCAATTCTCGGACGCGATCACCACGGTGAGCCCGACCTATGCGGACGAGATCCGCACCGAAGCCTTCGGCGTCGGGCTGCACGGCGTGCTGCAGGCGCAGTCGCACAAGTTGACCGGCATCCTCAACGGCATCGACACCGCCGTGTGGAACCCGCGCACCGATCCACTGCTGGTGCAGAACTTCGGCGCCGCCGACCTGGCCGCGCGGCAGGCGAACAAGGCGGCGCTGCAGGCGCACTGCGCCCTGGCGCTGGATCGCAGCGCGATGCTGTTCGGCGTGGTCAGCCGGCTCACGTCGCAAAAGGGCATCGACCTGGTGCTGCAGCTGCTGCCGCGCATGGTCGAACACGGTGCGCAGCTCGTCGTGCTCGGGCAGGGCGAGCCGTGGCTGCACGAGGCGCTGCAAGCCGCGGCGCAGCGCCACCCGCGCTCGGTGTCGGCCAACTTCGCGTTCGACGAAGGCCTGGCCCACAACATCGAGGCCGGCATCGATTGCTTCCTGATGCCGTCGCGCTTCGAGCCCTGCGGCCTGAACCAGATGTACAGCCAGGCCTACGGCGCGCCGCCCATCGTCGCGCCCACGGGCGGGCTGAAGGACTCGGTCGTCGACGCCGACGCGGACCGCCTGCACGGCAGCGGCTTCGTGATGAAGACCGCGGATGCGGCCGGCTTCGAGGATGCGGTGCTGCGCGCGTTTGCCGCTTTCGCCGACAAGGACCGCTGGCAGCGGATCCAGCGCAACGGCATGGACCGCGACTTCGGGTGGGACCGCAGCGCCCAGCAGTACGTGCGCGTGTACGAGGCCGCGCTCGCGGCCGCGCGCGGCTAG